A section of the Falco biarmicus isolate bFalBia1 chromosome 3, bFalBia1.pri, whole genome shotgun sequence genome encodes:
- the TMEM88B gene encoding transmembrane protein 88B, translating to MSSQDTEDFEAENLSEKSQMIPNLPPYDMDDQLLPREPRSVWCCLAWTLVVGTMNSLVFFMNLLLMFVIFTIVLLPTIVVVYFGFQCHSQVLHSAARYCKSILDDNSSSALIILGFVIMSPLIVVAMAIYCSLARRLRLCMCFQPYSRAVYKGVKWRWYEEGGLCSCAKGWNTQVKAWV from the exons atgtctAGCCAGGACACCGAGGACTTTGAAGCAGAAAACCTCTCAGAGAAGTCTCAGATGATTCCCAACCTCCCACCATATGACATGGATGACCAGTTACTTCCCAGGGAGCCACGGAGTGTCTGGTGCTGCTTGGCATGGACCCTGGTGGTAGGCACCATGAACTCTTTGGTCTTTTTCATGAATTTGCTCCTGATGTTTGTAATCTTCACCATTGTGCTGCTTCCTACCATTGTGGTGGTTTACTTTGGCTTCCAATGCCACTCTCAG GTGCTGCACTCAGCTGCCCGCTACTGCAAAAGCATCTTGGATGACAACAGCTCTTCTGCCCTCATTATCCTTGGCTTCGTCATCATGTCCCCTCTCATTGTGGTGGCCATGGCTATCTACTGCAGCCTGGCACGGCGTCTCCGTCTCTGCATGTGCTTCCAGCCATACAGCAGGGCTGTGTACAAGGGGGTGAAATGGCGCTGGTATGAGGAGGGAGGCCTGTGCAGCTGTGCCAAGGGGTGGAACACTCAAGTCAAGGCCTGGGTGTGA